GACCTCGCCATCGAATGACGGTTTTTCTTCCAGTAACTGCTCTCTGATGGTTGATGGTAAGAAAACAACGGTCCCCGCTGCGATTCCATATGGCGTCATTGCGGATCTCGATATCATTGAGCATGCACCTCTCCCGATGATTCTTGCCGGTACAGGAGACCTGATGTCCAATATTACCGCCATGCATGACTGGTACTATGAAGAGAGACAGGGAGCCGCATCCGTCCATGCGTTTGCTGCAATGCTGAGTAAAAAAGGGGTCAACAGTTTTATCCGTACGCCGATGCAGGATATCCGCAATACACTTTTTTTAAAAGAGTTAATCAGTTCGATGACAATGGGCGGTATTGCCACGATGATCAGCGGAAACAGTTCACCAATCAGCGGATCGGAACACATGATTTCGCATGCTTTGGATCAAACTGCCGAACAACCTCTCATTCACGGCCTTCAAGTCGGCTTGGCAACTTATCTGATGGCGCTTGTCCATGACTACCGCTATGAACGAATGCGAAAAGTCTTTCACAGAACCGGTTTTTTTGAGCATATCAAAACCCTTCCCCTAAAGAGATCAGAATGGGAAAGGGCAATTGATCTCGCACCGGAAATGAAACCGAAACGCCGGACATATCTTCACGAGGCAGAACATCGCAGACAGGCGAAGCTCTTCCTCCACTCTGATAAAATACTGAACGACTGTTTTTCAGGCCGGTGAGTTTTTGTGAGAAGGCATCTGAC
This genomic window from [Bacillus] selenitireducens MLS10 contains:
- a CDS encoding iron-containing alcohol dehydrogenase family protein, producing MSHSGMSIPIPDILEIGHGTMQTLSGHCVENEFHKVGVLFDAFSKSFLEEKISSDLSEQGISVTTVEMTGNEDIHVLISEAFRLDRFDCLIAAGGGAVIDAGKYMAFSRRVPFISIPTSPSNDGFSSSNCSLMVDGKKTTVPAAIPYGVIADLDIIEHAPLPMILAGTGDLMSNITAMHDWYYEERQGAASVHAFAAMLSKKGVNSFIRTPMQDIRNTLFLKELISSMTMGGIATMISGNSSPISGSEHMISHALDQTAEQPLIHGLQVGLATYLMALVHDYRYERMRKVFHRTGFFEHIKTLPLKRSEWERAIDLAPEMKPKRRTYLHEAEHRRQAKLFLHSDKILNDCFSGR